One segment of Accipiter gentilis chromosome 26, bAccGen1.1, whole genome shotgun sequence DNA contains the following:
- the APBB3 gene encoding amyloid-beta A4 precursor protein-binding family B member 3 isoform X2: MLGKDYMLAIVLVNCDDNLWSDQSLETDPDLPPGWRKIHDSLGTYYWHVPTGTTQWQHPTRTNTGPGGCTETDGEETLQGMDCQTPAANHAAKDRPIPSPMASLSKRTSLPWHGDDFQHSTEPGSKCFAVRSLGWVEIPEEDLAPGKSSIAVNNCIQQLSNSKGEGSVENRGKGQDLVMILKKDTMILVDPLDRSLIHRQPILNIRVWGVGCNNGRDFAFVASDKDTCVLKCHVFHCNVPAKGIAKALHEMCSKIVAERAIASSGLPHAATLEPVSTEDLPLQVDILEAVRQSIQTYEALYIGSLPVPRAMGMDVLNEAIEKLTRGPGRERWTPSLIRVSDTAMRVHPAQVQYQKCLVAAAPGAKAKAATAGGDAAGGAAKASGGSGGAAGSGSRKRGLFSFLEAFRLRRALLHTP, encoded by the exons ATGCTGGGCAAGGACTACATGCTGGCCATCGTCCTCGTCAACTGCGACG ACAACCTCTGGAGCGACCAGAGCCTGGAGACAGACCCCGACCTCCCGCCAGGCTGGAGGAAAATCCATGACTCTCTGGGCACCTACTACTGGCATGTGCCAACTGGAACGACGCAGTGGCAGCACCCCACACGCACCAACACCGGCCCAGGAGGGTGCACGGAGACTGATGGAGAGGAGACACTCCAGGGAATG gACTGCCAGACCCCCGCGGCCAACCACGCGGCAAAGGACAGGCCCATTCCCAGCCCCATGGCTTCACTGTCCAAGAG GACCTCGCTGCCGTGGCACGGAGATGACTTTCAGCACAGCACAGAGCCTGGCTCCAAG TGCTTTGCCGTGCGCTCTTTGGGCTGGGTGGAGATCCCTGAGGAGGACCTGGCACCCGGCAAGAGCAGCATCGCCGTCAACAACTGCATCCAGCAACTCTCCAACAGCAAGGGCGAGGGCTCTGTGGAGAACCGGGGCAAG GGCCAGGACCTGGTGATGATCCTGAAGAAGGACACCATGATCCTGGTGGACCCCCTCGACCGCAGCCTCATCCACCGCCAACCCATCCTCAACATCCGCGTCTGGGGTGTTGGCTGCAACAACGGCAG AGACTTCGCCTTCGTGGCCAGTGACAAGGACACCTGTGTCCTCAAGTGTCACGTCTTCCACTGCAACGTGCCCGCCAAGGGCATCGCCAAGGCCCTGCACGAGATGTGCTCCAAG ATTGTGGCTGAGCGAGCCATAGCGAGCAGTGGACTGCCACACGCTGCCACACTGGAGCCCGTGTCCACCGAGGACCTGCCGCTGCAAG TGGATATCCTGGAAGCGGTGAGGCAGTCGATACAGACTTATGAGGCGCTGTACATCGGCagcctgcctgtgcccagggccaTGG GGATGGACGTACTGAACGAGGCCATTGAGAAGCTGACGAGGGGCCCCGGGCGGGAGCGCTGGACGCCCTCCCTCATCCGCGTGTCTGACACGGCCATGAGGGTGCACCCCGCacag GTGCAGTACCAGAAGTGCCTGGTGGCCGCCGCACCGGGGGCCAAGGCGAAGGCTGCCACAGCCGGCGGCGAcgctgccggcggggcggccAAGGCGAgcgggggcagcggaggggcggCGGGGTCCGGTTCCCGCAAGCGGGGCCTCTTCTCCTTCCTGGAGGCCTTCCGCCTCAGGCGAGCCCTCCTCCACACCCCatag
- the APBB3 gene encoding amyloid-beta A4 precursor protein-binding family B member 3 isoform X1 — MLGKDYMLAIVLVNCDDNLWSDQSLETDPDLPPGWRKIHDSLGTYYWHVPTGTTQWQHPTRTNTGPGGCTETDGEETLQGMDCQTPAANHAAKDRPIPSPMASLSKRTSLPWHGDDFQHSTEPGSKCFAVRSLGWVEIPEEDLAPGKSSIAVNNCIQQLSNSKGEGSVENRGKGQDLVMILKKDTMILVDPLDRSLIHRQPILNIRVWGVGCNNGRDFAFVASDKDTCVLKCHVFHCNVPAKGIAKALHEMCSKIVAERAIASSGLPHAATLEPVSTEDLPLQVDILEAVRQSIQTYEALYIGSLPVPRAMGMDVLNEAIEKLTRGPGRERWTPSLIRVSDTAMRVHPAQEDEEEAAAHIWECQVRYVTFLGVGRDAHTFALIVDTGQRFQCAAFWCEPDAGTISEAVQAACMVQYQKCLVAAAPGAKAKAATAGGDAAGGAAKASGGSGGAAGSGSRKRGLFSFLEAFRLRRALLHTP, encoded by the exons ATGCTGGGCAAGGACTACATGCTGGCCATCGTCCTCGTCAACTGCGACG ACAACCTCTGGAGCGACCAGAGCCTGGAGACAGACCCCGACCTCCCGCCAGGCTGGAGGAAAATCCATGACTCTCTGGGCACCTACTACTGGCATGTGCCAACTGGAACGACGCAGTGGCAGCACCCCACACGCACCAACACCGGCCCAGGAGGGTGCACGGAGACTGATGGAGAGGAGACACTCCAGGGAATG gACTGCCAGACCCCCGCGGCCAACCACGCGGCAAAGGACAGGCCCATTCCCAGCCCCATGGCTTCACTGTCCAAGAG GACCTCGCTGCCGTGGCACGGAGATGACTTTCAGCACAGCACAGAGCCTGGCTCCAAG TGCTTTGCCGTGCGCTCTTTGGGCTGGGTGGAGATCCCTGAGGAGGACCTGGCACCCGGCAAGAGCAGCATCGCCGTCAACAACTGCATCCAGCAACTCTCCAACAGCAAGGGCGAGGGCTCTGTGGAGAACCGGGGCAAG GGCCAGGACCTGGTGATGATCCTGAAGAAGGACACCATGATCCTGGTGGACCCCCTCGACCGCAGCCTCATCCACCGCCAACCCATCCTCAACATCCGCGTCTGGGGTGTTGGCTGCAACAACGGCAG AGACTTCGCCTTCGTGGCCAGTGACAAGGACACCTGTGTCCTCAAGTGTCACGTCTTCCACTGCAACGTGCCCGCCAAGGGCATCGCCAAGGCCCTGCACGAGATGTGCTCCAAG ATTGTGGCTGAGCGAGCCATAGCGAGCAGTGGACTGCCACACGCTGCCACACTGGAGCCCGTGTCCACCGAGGACCTGCCGCTGCAAG TGGATATCCTGGAAGCGGTGAGGCAGTCGATACAGACTTATGAGGCGCTGTACATCGGCagcctgcctgtgcccagggccaTGG GGATGGACGTACTGAACGAGGCCATTGAGAAGCTGACGAGGGGCCCCGGGCGGGAGCGCTGGACGCCCTCCCTCATCCGCGTGTCTGACACGGCCATGAGGGTGCACCCCGCacag gaggacgaggaggaggcggcggcgcaCATCTGGGAGTGCCAGGTGCGCTACGTGACCTTCCTGGGGGTGGGCCGGGACGCCCACACCTTCGCGCTCATTGTGGACACGGGGCAACGCTTCCAGTGTGCGGCCTTCTGGTGCGAGCCCGACGCCGGCACCATCTCGGAGGCGGTGCAGGCAGCCTGCATG GTGCAGTACCAGAAGTGCCTGGTGGCCGCCGCACCGGGGGCCAAGGCGAAGGCTGCCACAGCCGGCGGCGAcgctgccggcggggcggccAAGGCGAgcgggggcagcggaggggcggCGGGGTCCGGTTCCCGCAAGCGGGGCCTCTTCTCCTTCCTGGAGGCCTTCCGCCTCAGGCGAGCCCTCCTCCACACCCCatag
- the SRA1 gene encoding steroid receptor RNA activator 1: MAELYVRPGNQERGWNDPPQFSYGLQAQAGGARRTPLTRRAPPPAAGAPPGALADPAGAPAGSPAPPPRALGPPPLGAVGPAPRAEGGRPSAAARPEESGVPAAAAVLAPLREALAACRPTVQKQVCDDIGRRLTVLGDAWAQGKLSAPVRKRMGLLVRELQQQHWDVADEIHRSLMVDHVNEVSQWLVGVKRLIAETRSLPAAESAAVTDGSTEDGPGQEDP; this comes from the exons ATGGCGGAGCTCTACGTGAGGCCGG GGAACCAGGAGCGTGGCTGGAACGACCCCCCCCAGTTTTCCTACGGGCTGCAGGCGCAGGCCGGGGGGGCCAGGCGAACCCCGCTCACCCGCCGGGCCCCCCCTCCGGCTGCGGGGGCCCCCCCAG GTGCTCTTGCAGACCCGGCCGGAGCCCCCGCCGGCTCCCCGGCGCCGCCCCCCCGGGCGCTGGGGCCGCCCCCCCTCGGGGCCGTCGGCCCTGCCCCGCGGGCGGAGGGCGGGAGGCCGAGCGCCGCAGCCAGGCCGGAGGAGAGCggcgtccccgccgccgccgcggtccTCGCCCCGCTGCGGGAGGCCCTTGCCGCCTGCCGCCCCACGGTGCAG AAACAAGTGTGCGACGACATCGGGCGGCGGCTGACGGTGCTGGGGGACGCCTGGGCTCAGGGAAAGCTGTCGGCCccagtgaggaagaggatgggcCTCCTGGTGCGAG agctgcagcaacagcactgggatgtGGCTGACGAGATCCATCGCTCGCTCATGGTGGACCACGTGAACGAGGTGAGCCAGTGGCTGGTGGGCGTCAAGCGCCTGATCGCTGAGACGAGgagcctgcctgctgcagagtCGGCTGCGGTGACGGACGGCAGCACCGAGGACGGGCCTGGCCAGGAGGACCCCTGA